In one Podarcis muralis chromosome 7, rPodMur119.hap1.1, whole genome shotgun sequence genomic region, the following are encoded:
- the C7H2orf68 gene encoding UPF0561 protein C2orf68 homolog, whose amino-acid sequence MALTIRTFVGKVYFLRLRKFAVPQEATFYSESAAQRGKIRDPWSSWRRVPAPRAWQAGPAALRGSPGGSWLGPAGSGAPPTPLPPPAPTSGEGGAGPGGGLPGGLAAEASVGREGGGPASMDSAGTRAARESPAWGSCRPGGRLDMSHGFVRHIRRNQIARDDYDKEMKEAKEKVKKRHTPAPARPKKPDQQVYHPCRRSRAETISGLEYEGSSESSSSTEPDQLSSGPALFCLEYEADSGKITSIVVHQDNDPDEVAEKVSAQNQLEPAMREALRQRVQEELEKRRVKR is encoded by the exons atggctttaactatacggacctttgttggcaaggtgtatTTCTTACGCCTAAGAAAATTCGCTGTGCCGCAAGAAGCAACTTTCTATTCTGAAAGTGCGGCCCAGAGGGGAAAAATTCGCGACCCCTGGAGCTCCTGGAGGCGGGTCCCTGCCCCGAGGGCCTGGCAAGCGGGGCCTGCCGCGCTTCGGGGCTCGCCCGGGGGCTCCTGGCTCGGCCCGGCCGGCTCGGGGGCTCCTCCCACCCCGCTCCCGCCGCCCGCGCCAACCAGCGGAGAAGGCGGCGCCGGGCCTGGCGGAGGCCTTCCTGGGGGCCTGGCGGCGGAGGCTTCCGTTGGCCGAGAGGGAGGCGGGCCGGCTTCGATGGACTCGGCGGGGACGCGGGCGGCGCGGGAGAGCCCGGCCTGGGGCAGCTGCCGGCCGGGAGGGCGCCTGGATATGAGCCACGGCTTCGTGCGGCACATCCGCCGCAACCAGATCGCCAG GGATGACTATGATAAGGAGAtgaaggaagctaaggaaaaggtAAAGAAGAGGCatacaccagccccagccaggccCAAGAAACCAGATCAGCAGGTCTATCACCCCTGCCGAAGAA GTAGAGCTGAAACCATATCTGGCCTGGAGTATGAGGGATCCAGTGAAAGCAGCTCCAGTACAGAACCAGACCAGCTCTCTTCTGGACCAGCTCTCTTCTGCCTGGAATATGAGGCTGACAGTGGAAAGATCACTTCCATTGTTGTACACCAG GACAATGACCCTGATGAGGTAGCCGAGAAGGTCAGTGCTCAGAACCAGCTGGAACCAGCTATGCGTGAGGCCCTGAGGCAGCGggtgcaggaggagctggagaagcGGCGGGTGAAGCGCTGA